The Bos taurus isolate L1 Dominette 01449 registration number 42190680 breed Hereford chromosome 16, ARS-UCD2.0, whole genome shotgun sequence genome includes the window GCCTTTCTCTCCCAAACCATGAAGAGCGTTTCATATTTATGCTCTCTGGACAGTGTCTGGGTTCAGCCCCAGCTTTGCAGGGGCAGCAAGGTAGGATTTGTGGTGCTGCTGACAGCTTAGGAGGCAGGGCTGAGCTTTCTGGGAATATCTACCTGACAATTCCTGACTTGATGGTGGagcctttctttcccttctcttccattGCTTGAGGGCTGCTCTGTCCAAACGTGAAGCTCAGACAGCTTGTTGACAGATCTGgcaaagtgaaagagcagaggtGACGCCTGACGAGACATGACACCCGGGACTAGAGCAAAACCCCCAACAAGCATGTGATGAAATGGTCGCAAAGCAGAATCCACATAAAATTCCTCTTGGCTATTTCTTTCTTATCCACCCCTCTTACCATAACCGCTTTCCAGCTTTATCAACAGTCCTTGGCATCAGGGATTTATAAGCAGTTGAATAAGAGGAGCTTTATGAAGAAGATGAGAATCTACTGAAAAATACCCTTCTCCTTCATGAACTTAGGAAAATCCCAGAAAATCTTGACTGGGTCAAAAGTTCTACGCATCGTGCGTATGGGGCCAAATGGGGAGGGATGAATGGGGAACAAGTGTTCTTTCTCTTGGTCCCCATGTAGGGACCTGTGGGACCATCTATGGGCACCCCCCCAACATTGAAAGTGCTTCAGAGCATCTTCGTGGGCAGGGTCACCAGAGGCCACAGAGACCACGCCCCTCCAGTCAGCCATTCAGTACACTTATTTATTGGGGGTTCTACTGAGCTGAAGTTCTTCGGGGACGTGGTGAGAAGGACAACATGCAATTACTGCCCCCAGAGCTTAGAATCTACTGGAAATGAATAATCAAACGTGTGCAGTAGGCTGGGTGCTAACAGACATCAGAAAAGGGGGCACCTACAGGGGCTAGGAGTGATGGTTGAAATTTTGTTAACATTGCACTCTGATTGGAAGCCTCTCCTATTTTCAAACCTCCAGGAATGGAAATTTCACGCCTTATCCAGGTCCACTGACCTCCACCAGTAGTGAACTGATTCTTTCTGGCAGCCTTCTTTGAGTCACAGTGTCACTTATGGCCGTGGAAAATGCTCGACCTTCCTTGGCCCAGCCTTTGTCTCCCTAGATGGAGTCCCACCCCGCCAgctccctctgccccagctcttcacgtggaggaaggaagagaagaagctgGGCTATGGTATTCAGTCCTGGTTCCTCTTCCACAGTGACCGAGTGGCTTATCCTTCCATTCCTTAGGGTCCTGGGTCTCTCGCCGGGAGACTCAGGCTGGCGTGGAGGGGAGGAGGGTCAACTTGGAGCCTCTTCCTTCCCACCGGGGGTGGCTGGCCTGGCTGGAGGCCCAGCTCCGGGAACTGTGTCATCTGAATCAAGGTGACCCCTGAGGACCTTCCTGTCTTCTGAGCTGCACAGACACGGAGCACACTGTGAGGGTCCTGGGCGCTGAGCCCGACTCCCCAAGAACCACCCTCACCTGCTGCAAGCGTCAAGGGCTTCCTGACCCTTAGATCCGCAGACACTGGGCCAGGCCGTCAGGGCCCTGGGTCTGGGAAGCTTAGCTCCTTTTTCTTGCTCCCACAGTATCTCACCCTTTCTTCGCCACATCTAACCACAGTGGAGCAGTTGCTTTAGATGTGTTTAAACCTGGGCCTGGTGCTGTAAGAGGTCTGCAGAGGGTGCAGGTATAGTTTGGCTGCACCTCTGGGCCCTGCACTCCTGTCTGCTGCTGGCATTGTTCACGTGGTTCCTAAGCCTacactgcggagaaggcaatggcaccccactccagtactcttgcctggaaaaccccatggatggaggagcctggtgcgctgcagtccatgaggtcgctaacactcggacacgactgagcgccttcactttcacttttcactttcatgtattggagaaggaaatggcaacccactccagtgttcttgcctggagaatcccagggacaggagagcctggtgggctgccgtctatggggtcgcacagagtcagacacgactgaagcaagttagcagcagcagcagcaggcctacACTGAGCAACAGTCTCACCATTCTCTGAAGAACGTCTCCCTAGGCTCTCGGACATTACCAGGACATAAATAAACAGATGACTTTCCCATTTGACAGATAAAGGAACCAAGGCCAAGCTTGGCTGGCATGGCCCAGACTAGCATTTAGCATTTCCGCATCCAGCAGTGCTGGCCCCGGCCCTGACCCGCCCCAGTCCTGAGGGTGTCAGAGGGGAACGAGCCCTACCCTCTGCGGGCCTGGGGCGAGTTAGACCCCACTCACAGCTCCCTTTCCTCTGGAGCTTCCTTTTCCATAGAACAAGGGTCACCAGCATAAGCAGGCACAGCACCGATGAGACTGGAGTCAGGATCCCAGAGAAGTTCTTCTCTTCCAGAGAAATGCTGCAGAGGAAGCAGCAGGAGTGGGCGTCAGAAAAGCACAAGAGAGGGGGGCCTGGAGCACCCCAGGAAGCCAAGGCCCTGGGGCCGCACCCCTTATTTTACAGAGGCGACGTGGAGGCCTGGGCCGGTTGGCCGCCCTTGTTCCACGGCTGGCGGGTTAGTCGCTGACCTGGGACGCGGTCCCCTGCCTCCCGGTTCCCAAGTCCTCAGTCCTGCCCCTCCCCAACCACCTGTGTGGGGTCCCTGCCAGTGGGCCACAGGGGCCAAGAGAACTGAGTCAGGGTCAGGGAATCCACGCTAGGCATTTGGTTCTGCTGCAAAGTCTCTCTTTGTGGCTTCGGTGAGTCACCCCGCCACCCCACCTTGCCGCCCGCTGGagctttgtttcctcatctttaagaaACGAAAAGTCCCAACAGTCCCAcctaaatattctaaatattctgTTGCTTAGAtgtttgctcagtcacgtgaAAATACTCAGATGGCATTCTCCCAGTGAGGACCTTGGAAGGAGGGAGCATTCTGACCCCCCGTGACCTCTGCCCTTAACTGTCCTGAGGCTAcagagggggaggagaggagtgAGCAGACCCAGGGGCACGTGAAGCTGAGCTCACTGAGGGAGCGGGCAGAGGTGCAGCCCCAGGGGAGGGGGGCCTGGGGATTACCTCTTTACGGAAGACTCCTCGGTTGGGAGCCCGGGGGGCCCCCCTGCCAGGGCCTGGCTCGGCATCACGCGGGGACCACCGTCTCCTGCGGGGGTGTCCAGGTCACCTTCACTGCTTCCCTCCGCAGATGCCATCTCTATAAGGGTTGGCTCTGAGGTCCACACAGCCGCAGCCGGGATGGTCCCTTCAATGGAGCCCAGGCTCTGTGGCTCAGAAGCCGATGTCTCCTCTTGGAGGGGTTCCCACATCCATCTTTCTGAGGCCAGGGTCGATGGCCTAATGGTCCCTGCGGCTGTCTCAGTGGTGCCCGGGGTTGCGCTGACGCTGTCTGTCTCCTCGCTTGGCCTGTTAACCCCAGGAGtagtttccctctctctttcgCTGGCCCTGGCCCTGGTTGCTTCTGAATTGCTGGTGCTCCACACCAGACCCCGTTCTGTTGCACCGGTCATGCCTCTGACTGTTGAAGCCGGACTCTGCACAGTGGGCACAGTTGCCCAGACGGAGCCCTCTACCTGGCTGCCTGTCCCTGGAGCCACTACCGCAGTTGCTCCTGGGGTTTGCCTTCCTGTGGCTGAAGCCGTGGTTTTCCTGGCTCCTGGAGTCAGGGCAACTGTATCCCATCCTGTCCTCTGTCTTCCTGTTGTCTGGGTGTTTCCTCGTGTGCATCTTTTGGTGGCTGGGGGTGATGTTATTTCAAAGGATCCTGTGATGAGCTCACCATAGTCCAAAGTGGCTGTGGGGATGGTTCTGGAAAGACCTGTGTGAACAGCAGAAGGAGGCCTAATGAGAAGGCTGTCCGGGCTGCCTACAGGCTTTAGCAAAGGACATCAGGCTTGAGGTGTTTGCCATGTAGAATGTACCCTCACTAAGCAGTGCAGTCTTTGGCCAATATATTGGATAAAACAGAAAAAGCCAGATGTATTCTCCAGTCTGTTGCGAATATTGACACTTTATGTTCCTGTCTCCTTCTTTTATGCCCACATGTTCTCTATCCAACTGCCCCAGGACCCCATGGTGTCCGCTTCCCCAGAGGCCCACAGCCCTTCACGTACTGCTctgcaaatgagaaaaaaagaaaaactccagcCACAGCAGAGTGGCCAGTGTCTGCAGATGGTTAGAGAGCAGCCTCTAATCGAACAGTCCTCTCTCTGGACTCCTGTCTGCCTGCACCTCCTCTCACAGCCTGGACGCCCTTCCCTGGACTTTGGGTACCTGACTCTGGACAGCTCTCTGGAACTGGCCGCACAGGACCCCGGCCTGGCCCCTGCCGGACGCCTGCTGAGAGGCTCTTGTCTTAGGAAGGGCTCGGTCCTGCCCATCTTACCTGCTCCGCACGTCTGAACAAAGAGACGTGACCATACAGAGCCACATTATCTAACTCACTGGCTTCATGGAACACTTCAAATACGCTTGCCACAACGTTCAGGGGGAATAGGGTGGGATCGCTTACAGGGAGTCCCTAGTATTGGGCCGTTGGCGCAACTGGGCCATTTTCCCTGGTATCTACCTTCCCTCCATCTGAAATGCAAGCCCACACCTTCGGTCCTTGGATGACCCCGCCTTTCATCATCACTGTCCTCGTGTTTAACGCCCTCCTGGGCGTCTGGGCTTCCTGTGGTCTCTCCCCCTTCCTAGCATTCATCACGCCTGACCCGCCAGCCACCGGCCCTGACCTGGAGAGACCGTCAGGTTCATGCTGAAGAACAGCGCGTTGTTTGAGTTCCCGAGGCCGCAGCGGTAGCGCCCCTCGTCCTCCGGGGACAGCCGGGACAGCCTCACCACAAACAAGCCTCTTTTCGGGAAGTCCGCGAGGGCAACGCGGCCGCGGTAGCGCAGGTGCGTGTAGCGGTTGGTGGACACGACGGTGCGGCAGACCCCCGCCGGGGGCCCGAGGCGGCACCAGTACTTCCTCAGGTGGCTGTTGATGGCCAAGCTGGGGTACCGGCACTGGATGGTCACAGCTCCCCCAGGCTCCCCGGACACCAGCCGTGGGCCCGTCAGTGCGCTGGCGGCTGCaggcagagggagaaaaaagTCCATGGAGAAAGAGTGCTGAGTGTGTCGCCGTTTGAGGAGCTCTGAGCTCCAGACTCTGCTAGAATTAGGAAACAGGTCAGAAAGTGCCTCTGTGAAAGTAGAGGTTGTGTTGTTGTtaaagtcgtgtctgcctcttttgtgatcccccatggactgtggcccttccgggctccactgtccatagggtttcccaagcaagaatactggagtgggttgccgtttcctcttccggggcatcttcctgacccaggggtcgaacctgtgcctcctgcattagcagaaggattcttcaccaccagcgACAGGGGAAgctagaaagaatcaatatagaaATGTCAGTGCTTAGCATTAGATCAGGAGTAGCCCCAGAGGATGGAATGGAGCTGTGTGAAAGGCCCCATCTGAGAGATGAAAATGCAAGAATGATTTTACCACTGTTCAGCTAACCACCACAGAACTTACATTGTGCCAGCTGATCTTCTGCGAGTCTGCCCAGAGCCTGGGTTCTAGCCACTGGGCTCCAGTGCAGATGTTTAAAAAGCTGCCACCTAAGCACCTATAAGGGGGCCAAGGCAACACCTGACAAAAGACCGTGATTTGTTTGCACGGAATGTAAAAGAGAGATACTAGAACAAGGAGGTCCCACTGTATAacagagggaactatattcggTATTCtttgataaaccacaatggaaaaagagatgaaaaagaatatacgtatatgtataactgaatcactttgcggtacagcagaaattaatacaacattgtgaatcaggtatacttcaatacatttttttaaaaagagagatgtaAAATAGTAAAAACAGAAGCGTATGCTTGCTGCTGAAAGGAGAGGGTGCTGAAAGCACAGGAATCCTGCCCTGCTTGGCGGTACCTCCTCAGACCAGCGCTTGCAACACTGCTCACTTTTCTCTAGAAATGGAAACCACCAAGGGCTGCCGTCAAAGCTGAGAAGAACGGTGACTACGTCTGCTTTGGCAGTGGCTGCGATCATAGCTGAAGCTCAGTCTACGGCCCTTTCACTGACCGCCTCTTCACCCTGGCTCTGGGATGTCTCTGCTCCTTGATGAGATCTCAGACCTAATTTCAAGTACAGTAGCTTTTGTAGTGTCACTTGGATAAGAAAACACACAGCCCAATGATTGCAATTCCAGTCTCTTATCCAGTTGAagcctttttcctttcttccagctATGCTTGGAGGCCTGATGTTTGGGAGGGGGACTGCTCAGGGTACCGTGCTTTGTTGGACCCCCTTCTCTACTCAGAGCTGCTGTTGGGGCCCCTCTGGGGCTGGgcgtggaggggagaggggagggcaggaggagtccTGGCCTGCAGGTGGCATCCTCTGGGCAAGGCAGCGTCCAGCGTCGTGTCCTTCCCTGTTGCCTCCCAGATTCCCTGTCGGGGCCTCTTGCTGCAGTTAGTTCCCGCCTGGTAGGAACTGCCTCCTCTCCTGCTGGCCTTTTAACAGCCCCTTGACATCAAGCCTGTGACCTGGGGCCTCATGCCCCTTCGGTTGAAGTCACAGTTCCCCCTGGGTGGCCCTCTTGCTGGAGGCCCTGGGGCAGCTCCTTATCTGGGATCCACATTTGGTCCCCGCTGGATCCGAGCTGTCGGGAGACTGCTGGGACTACAGCAAGCTTGTTGAGTGGCTTCCTAGAAGTGCCTTCTCTTACTCCTCTAAAAGTGGGGAAGAGGTGAGCCCTCTGTCCCTTATGGACAGGTGGTGCAGGGCACATCACACTGCTTCTTTCCAGAAAGCTCTTACTGTGAGATCTTCTTTTCAACCCATGATGATTCTTCGGGGAACGATATGGGGGCTATTTCTGGAACAACCAGCTTTGCCATCTCTCTCCACAGTCCTGTATCGGTGCTATAACATCTTGCTTTAGGATATGGGTGCCTGGCATCTACAACTTGTTCTatgtctttgaaagtgaaagttaaagtcgctcagtcatgtctgactctttgcgaccccatagtctatgcagtccaaggaattctccagcccagaatactggagtgggaagcctttcccttctccagaggatcttcccaacccagggatcaaacccaggtctcccgcattgtgggcagattctttaccagctgagccacaaggaagccaagaatattggagtgggtagtctatcccctctccagtggatcttcccgacccagaaatcgaaccggggtctcctgcactgcaggtggattctttacaaactgagctatcagggaagctctatgTGTTTAGCACCTCTGAACCCAAGAAAGTTTAATCCTGTTGCCAGGATTGGCTACATAATTTGCAAGgcccagtgcaaaataaaaatggaggACCTCTCGTTCCAAAGTTACTAAGAGTTCACTAAggcaatgctatgctatgctaagtcacttcagtcgtgtccgactctgtgtgaccccatagacagcagcccaccaggctcccccgtccctgggattctccaggcaagaacactggagtgggttgccatttccttctccaatacatgaaagtgaaaagtgaaagtgaagtcgctcagtcgtgtccgactctcagcgaccccatgactgcagcctaccaggctcctccgtccatgggattttccaggcaagagtactggagtggggtgccattgccttctctgcactaaGGCAATAGTAGAGCATTAAACCAGGCACCTTATAAACCAGGCCCTGTGTGACTGCACAGGGCACATGCCCATAAAGCTGGCCTGCCTATTGCATATGTCTTAAGGTCTCATTATAGGAAGAGTCAAGACCATAAATGTTAGAGATAAATCAATACTCACTGTGGGTTTAATTAAATGACACATCGCAACTATGCCACTGTTGATAAAGTTACATAGCAACTTATCATAAAAAGCAAGTCTTTGTAATTACAAACAAGGACTATCTCAGGACAACAGTGATGACATTCTGATTTCTGGAATCTGTGTGTGATCTACATGTGTgtgtggggcagggggcagagcaAGAGGATTTATGAGCCTCATTGATCAGCAGGATGGGGTGTTCTGACTTTGCAGTTGAGAGCTGATTAGGAATCCTTAATCAACTTTTGCaatgcacatttttttcttttatcaatatCAAATTTCATGCACCCTTAAGAACTTGTTCAGTGGATAACTGGTAGCTCTTGCGTGTGCGTGCCAAGTTGCTttagctgtgtctaactctttgtaaccccgtggaccgtagcctgaGAGgttgctctgttcatgggattctccaggcaagaatagcgaagtgttgccgtgctctcctccaggggatcttcccgacccagggctcgaacctgcgtctcttatgtctcctgcattggcgggcgggttctttaccactagtgccactcaGGAGGCCTGACTCTTATGTAAGCTCTTAGTTATATGTGATAAAGGCTTGGGGAATTTTGTACTAGTGACTGTGAGAATTAAAGAAAGGGCTGGCATTTTAGGGTCAGTGTGATGGCTCCCAGGGGCCCCTTGTGGAGGTGATGCCCCTGTTATCATTCACCCATCATCTCCCAGCAGTGTCCGCTGTGTGGCTTCAGGCAGGGACGGGGAAGTGAGGCCTGCAGTTGGAGACCACAGACTGGAGCCTGACTTGGTATGAGGACTTGTAAGGGGCATGTGGCAGGAGCAGGGAGAGCCGGCTTGGGCCTGGGACGGATCACTTCTGCCCTAGCAACAGGATGAGAAAGGTCTGGGTGCTCCCTCTGCCCAGCGGTGGGGCCCAGCCAGTAGAGAACCAGCCTGCAGCCATCTGAGATGGGGTCTTCTGTGTGCAGGGACCACAGTAGGGAGATGGTCCCTGGAGGGGTTCTCAAAGACATCCACAAGAGGAAGATCCAGCTCTTAAGCCTACCAGGACAGAGAGTTCCAGGCCACTCCATCAGGTATGAGCAGCCTGCCTCCTGCTTCCCCTCCCACCCGCCACTGTGACCCTGCTGGGGTCCCAGGTGCCAGCTGCCTCCGAGTGGGGGAGAAGGACCAAGGGAGAGGGGGAAGGCAGCCTCAcacccctccctgccttcctgaCTGCAGGCCTGGGGTGgccggggggggtgggggtggggcacatCTCTGaatgaagatgaaatggttgaCCAAAATATTTAACTGGTTACTTAAAATGATTCAATTAGAACTTTCAAGACTTGAAAAATCATGGGCCTGCCTGAGTTTTCATTTGGGGGCCAGGAAGCTTGCTCctactgaaaaattttaaagcgGGCAGTGAGAGATGAAAATAAAGAGGTGGTGTGATTATATCACAGAGGTTTCTTGCTCCAATATTAGCTACCTTTGATTCATTAAAATATGATTTGTTTATAAgccaaacaaaattatttttggtgttattatttgttgttcagtcaatagatcatgtctgattctttgtgaccctgtggactgcagcacaccaggcttccctgtccatcaccatgtcctggagctttctcaaactcatgtccattgagttggtgatgccatccaaccatttcttcctctgttgtccccttctcctcctgccttcaatctttcccagcttcagggtgtTATCACAggatttatttgttaatttactctttcaacatttttattaagcatctacttgGATACTCTGGGCACAGACTTACTGCCTTCCATAGTGGCTCCCCATTACCATCAGAATAAAACCAGATACCACAGCATGGAGACAGGACTGTGCTGCCCTGTCTGAGCCTGATCACCACACCAGCCTGCAACTTGACTTTCATCCATCTGTCCCTAGTGCCTGGTACAGGCTAGGCCCTCCATAAGTGTGCACTGACTAAAGAAGTAAATGCATCGATGTGGTTTTTATTTACCCATCCGGTTTCTTTGTAGACCCTGCACTCTTTAAGGCAAGGTCTTTGTCTTTACATGACTGGTACTGTGGCCTGGCACTTGAGTTATTTTAGAATGAGTGCTAATAGAGCGATGCTATCCTGGAACCCATATCTCGAAAATGCAGCTGACTTTCAGTCGTCAGCTTGAATGGAAGAGGGCAGAGACAGATCAAAACACTGAATATCCCAGTGATCATCAGGCTGGACATACACCTTTTCGTGTGAGCTCTCGCCTCCCACCCTCTTCCTGGGCCCAGATCCAATCACTCCCTCGCTCCAAAGCCATGGAGAATGCCTGTACTTTGGAGGGGTTGCTGAAGGTCACTGAGGTGCTCACCGGCCTGCAGCCTGGAAGGCTCGGGTCTGGGTGTGCAAGCTCTGAATCTGGCTGTTTGGAACTCACCCTGTAGCAGGCACATCAGGAGGAAGACAAGCATTCTCCATCCTGCCCTCTGGCTGGTGACCTGCAAGAAGAAACCACCGTCAAAGAGGAGGCCTGAGAGCAGATGAGTGAGACGCTGGTCCAGTAGCCCTGGGATCTGGTTGGTCACCTTCTCACTGAGGGATTGGGGtgagctcagccctggggccGGATCAGCTTCATTTAAGAGCAGGATGTCATGGCCCTTTGAGAGAAGCGTGGCTCCATCCTCATGGCCCCAGACACCCCACATTTGGGCTGGCTCGCTGCCACCAAGCCTGGAAAAACTCCCTCCGTGGCATGCCAGCCCCAGCACCCGCTTGCCAGCCTGGGGCTCTAGATCTGGGGGAGCACTGTGTAGTggaaactctccaggccagaagttTAAGGCTTAGTTGGAACTGTGGGACCCTGGAAAGGTTACTCAGTGTTGGGGATCAGCTTCCTCTCCCGGGGAATGAGACTCAGTACAGGTGCTGTGCCACTTAAATGACTGAGTTAGAAGCGTCCACAGGGGGCCTGGTGCCGAGTCTCCCACTTCCCCTTCTGTTTCACAGAAGGATTGCTTCCTACAAGGAAAAATCTCTCTCACTGATGTGAGCCTCCAGGCAATAGCAGGAGTTAAAAATCAACTCTCAGGCCAAGTCGTTTCTGCCCGAGGGTCCTGTTCCGTCTCTCCTCCACAAGCTCTTGAAATCcctccctggcccctggccctTGCTGACCTCCCCCTGCTCTGGTCTCTCCCACAGGCCAGGGAGCTCCTGGAAGGTAGGACTTTGAGCCTCCAGGCTCTGAATTGGGATCTAGCCTGGTGTAGGTGCCCAAGGCACGTAACTGAGCATAACTAAACAAGTTATGAACAAGAACCTCTCATTCTTTTGACAAACACCATACTGACCATTATCAGTGGCCCTTTGTTGCTTGCTGATGGAAAAAAGGCAAGGATTGTGTTAATACATTATGCTTCTTTTGTCGTCCCCAGAGGGTTTTCATGGATGCTTTTTGAGTGGTTAAAAATCTCTTCTTTGAATATTTCTACTGCCTGCAGCTCCTGGGACCTGTGGATACTTTTTCTAAAGAAATCAAACTGCAGTTAGCCATTGTTTCCTTCTTCCCACGCTAATACCTGTCCTGCTCATGTTGAGAACAATCTCATACAGTCATAATCTGGTCCCCTCACCACACTCCCTCTCCAAATTGACAAAACCACATGTGGCCAGTGGCCAGACTGGGCTTGGGctaaaggaggagaaaagggaacaaggTGGGagtcgggggggggggtggttcagagaaacaggagaagggggaagggagggtgaggcaggaggtgaagggaggAGAGAGCGGAGAGAAGGAGACGGAGTCCGTGGTCGGCTCTGTGAGGCACCTTGTCACCTCAGCATGGCTCTGCCTGGCTGTGTCCATTCAAGCCTCTGCGAGCTGTACCCAGGTGGAGCCCCCAGGGTGGTCAGATCTGGCAAGGTTCACAGGTTCCCTCTGCCTCCTGTCTCGGGCACCATCATGGCAGCCTCAAGCCCTCCCTGCCCTCGAAGCTGCTGGCTTCCTGCTCTCATCTGGAGGCTC containing:
- the FCAMR gene encoding high affinity immunoglobulin alpha and immunoglobulin mu Fc receptor isoform X2, with protein sequence MPRKRKRQPTPVFLLGKPYGQWSPEGPQSMGDHKRGRHDFNNNTTSTFTEALSDLFPNSSRVWSSELLKRRHTQHSFSMDFFLPLPAAASALTGPRLVSGEPGGAVTIQCRYPSLAINSHLRKYWCRLGPPAGVCRTVVSTNRYTHLRYRGRVALADFPKRGLFVVRLSRLSPEDEGRYRCGLGNSNNALFFSMNLTVSPGLSRTIPTATLDYGELITGSFEITSPPATKRCTRGNTQTTGRQRTGWDTVALTPGARKTTASATGRQTPGATAVVAPGTGSQVEGSVWATVPTVQSPASTVRGMTGATERGLVWSTSNSEATRARASERERETTPGVNRPSEETDSVSATPGTTETAAGTIRPSTLASERWMWEPLQEETSASEPQSLGSIEGTIPAAAVWTSEPTLIEMASAEGSSEGDLDTPAGDGGPRVMPSQALAGGPPGLPTEESSVKSISLEEKNFSGILTPVSSVLCLLMLVTLVLWKRKLQRKGSCEWGLTRPRPAEDLSTSCLSFTFGQSSPQAMEEKGKKGSTIKSGIVR
- the FCAMR gene encoding high affinity immunoglobulin alpha and immunoglobulin mu Fc receptor isoform X1, which translates into the protein MPRKRKRQPTPVFLLGKPYGQWSPEGPQSMGDHKRGRHDFNNNTTSTFTEALSDLFPNSSRVWSSELLKRRHTQHSFSMDFFLPLPAAASALTGPRLVSGEPGGAVTIQCRYPSLAINSHLRKYWCRLGPPAGVCRTVVSTNRYTHLRYRGRVALADFPKRGLFVVRLSRLSPEDEGRYRCGLGNSNNALFFSMNLTVSPGLSRTIPTATLDYGELITGSFEITSPPATKRCTRGNTQTTGRQRTGWDTVALTPGARKTTASATGRQTPGATAVVAPGTGSQVEGSVWATVPTVQSPASTVRGMTGATERGLVWSTSNSEATRARASERERETTPGVNRPSEETDSVSATPGTTETAAGTIRPSTLASERWMWEPLQEETSASEPQSLGSIEGTIPAAAVWTSEPTLIEMASAEGSSEGDLDTPAGDGGPRVMPSQALAGGPPGLPTEESSVKSISLEEKNFSGILTPVSSVLCLLMLVTLVLWKRKLQRKGSSQKTGRSSGVTLIQMTQFPELGLQPGQPPPVGRKRLQVDPPPLHASLSLPARDPGP
- the FCAMR gene encoding high affinity immunoglobulin alpha and immunoglobulin mu Fc receptor isoform X4 gives rise to the protein MLVFLLMCLLQAASALTGPRLVSGEPGGAVTIQCRYPSLAINSHLRKYWCRLGPPAGVCRTVVSTNRYTHLRYRGRVALADFPKRGLFVVRLSRLSPEDEGRYRCGLGNSNNALFFSMNLTVSPGLSRTIPTATLDYGELITGSFEITSPPATKRCTRGNTQTTGRQRTGWDTVALTPGARKTTASATGRQTPGATAVVAPGTGSQVEGSVWATVPTVQSPASTVRGMTGATERGLVWSTSNSEATRARASERERETTPGVNRPSEETDSVSATPGTTETAAGTIRPSTLASERWMWEPLQEETSASEPQSLGSIEGTIPAAAVWTSEPTLIEMASAEGSSEGDLDTPAGDGGPRVMPSQALAGGPPGLPTEESSVKSISLEEKNFSGILTPVSSVLCLLMLVTLVLWKRKLQRKGSCEWGLTRPRPAEAQKTGRSSGVTLIQMTQFPELGLQPGQPPPVGRKRLQVDPPPLHASLSLPARDPGP
- the FCAMR gene encoding high affinity immunoglobulin alpha and immunoglobulin mu Fc receptor isoform X3; translated protein: MDLESPAKPGDPKVTSQRAGWRMLVFLLMCLLQAASALTGPRLVSGEPGGAVTIQCRYPSLAINSHLRKYWCRLGPPAGVCRTVVSTNRYTHLRYRGRVALADFPKRGLFVVRLSRLSPEDEGRYRCGLGNSNNALFFSMNLTVSPGLSRTIPTATLDYGELITGSFEITSPPATKRCTRGNTQTTGRQRTGWDTVALTPGARKTTASATGRQTPGATAVVAPGTGSQVEGSVWATVPTVQSPASTVRGMTGATERGLVWSTSNSEATRARASERERETTPGVNRPSEETDSVSATPGTTETAAGTIRPSTLASERWMWEPLQEETSASEPQSLGSIEGTIPAAAVWTSEPTLIEMASAEGSSEGDLDTPAGDGGPRVMPSQALAGGPPGLPTEESSVKSISLEEKNFSGILTPVSSVLCLLMLVTLVLWKRKLQRKGSCEWGLTRPRPAEAQKTGRSSGVTLIQMTQFPELGLQPGQPPPVGRKRLQVDPPPLHASLSLPARDPGP
- the FCAMR gene encoding high affinity immunoglobulin alpha and immunoglobulin mu Fc receptor isoform X5, translating into MPRKRKRQPTPVFLLGKPYGQWSPEGPQSMGDHKRGRHDFNNNTTSTFTEALSDLFPNSSRVWSSELLKRRHTQHSFSMDFFLPLPAAASALTGPRLVSGEPGGAVTIQCRYPSLAINSHLRKYWCRLGPPAGVCRTVVSTNRYTHLRYRGRVALADFPKRGLFVVRLSRLSPEDEGRYRCGLGNSNNALFFSMNLTVSPGLSRTIPTATLDYGELITGSFEITSPPATKRCTRGNTQTTGRQRTGWDTVALTPGARKTTASATGRQTPGATAVVAPGTGSQVEGSVWATVPTVQSPASTVRGMTGATERGLVWSTSNSEATRARASERERETTPGVNRPSEETDSVSATPGTTETAAGTIRPSTLASERWMWEPLQEETSASEPQSLGSIEGTIPAAAVWTSEPTLIEMASAEGSSEGDLDTPAGDGGPRVMPSQALAGGPPGLPTEESSVKSISLEEKNFSGILTPVSSVLCLLMLVTLVLWKRKLQRKGSCEWGLTRPRPAEAQKTGRSSGVTLIQMTQFPELGLQPGQPPPVGRKRLQVDPPPLHASLSLPARDPGP